The Toxoplasma gondii ME49 chromosome XII, whole genome shotgun sequence genome includes a region encoding these proteins:
- a CDS encoding hypothetical protein (encoded by transcript TGME49_248150), with amino-acid sequence MTTASGFVPALVGVLEGLAAALQHQHRSRAAFPSHASASLLEVSAMLRHLHAFLLTNMFTPALIADPVHNRSASYLRSLIHRVQLDLYALFVSSAEFADLPTRLLAAMLLKSLASISPSSPPSPFAGALTDATPGTRGAPASLVLSALGPSPVAAAPRKASEASPPALRFVSFDVSLGGEREPPHTLDARLCSLRAATADGSAGALGATDAVPAPRPGGAGGAAAAFGHLPGFFFSNFGGNMALYSPHHLGVFLGLLAELTPPDLLAANVENFVAWITWPPPHTHATGNHVGVAGRQGVASGGRPGGPEEAGDANAFASARAPPRGTLSRRGERFAEGRREKGDENEPAELSGRGSGGVEAASHREGVCGVSQSPQTSSFASQAALQSKASRPSILTSLFPSSASSVSSSSARHPSHRVGPEGDGMQATPPGAEKPQRSASRLLHSPAVARLFAHAETPREASREESGDAPPAPLSTGFVFAPPVGHGARGGVSELSQLPLALRQAALGCLLSLLQRCFCESGDAFSVVGRRSLFARSACFAASRASSLGWAAAEGGGEAWRVEAASCVGGDRVPVEDFWVQTLCRAVRRVEAWSVELLVSPQSEGPAEESQGKWTLLRSFWRGEKRGTAILEADGKPCREMFTCLCVAEDFTDEHRLSIQFFSAIYAWMVTVYHRQIAFERQKQIGEEAVFKLIHFGFLPRSSLQPSGASFSSSSLAHESRSASALLKRRVWQSAPNEGEEEGEEEEEGEEEDGGEGGEEGGEEDEAEGAAEKEEEEEKRTDAQAEERGGLDAEEKVEGTAEQNDEEFRQEANEKREEAGVHDLVQRLVQMTRRFDVERSMLASVTTRGVEGEEEREAGDSSEASVGSSCGGRGSASLPGREASNAESDFASSDPPGLHSDLSSRRPCSRASSSSSRHSICPPHSASPASSPDPPAPQTSPRVAASPSARLSASSAVCVGAAAPGGVSLLRRLLPLDRRFLAAVAAHCIRLLSQLELQQSLRRLQVLRMREKSEKPSFAASLPPWALLWKRTDSRKDILARFASSLAATSAPSSSANFAASSSLSSSVSPSLPSSPLPSASAPSALSRSDDERTETPSASLFAKTAAAAFATSRYSHRQQGAALSREGDGEKKHKNPFADGGVQIGGAEVWRLGQRAGISEAVWELQMADAVGTEAMRILDLVCQSDSQYVATVFPTIKRVCERTLAGVGGLHLFTCVFHFYLHHQPNQLLSLDTFVQQYVTHLGLHYRSVLLSMNALTFLNNNMQALVVKTSIFTRYFPVIFKLVAYHPRVSGSLLLPLLPAIVGPGTLMEVLHSLLDLPLTASFLERFDADGASAAAFFAPSFFSSSGEVCAGAAALSVSTADGACPLLRALKAYLLRNEAGGHSVIWEAEDNAAVLASIDSLWRRLPITSRLSAVCKVVPAVLQVYFRVVLEDAPPFYIEKVLRVLLERFLMLCPVAFYMDALNRLFLSMILKIFQRHPTFVITLRTQILHAVYRHLTVRGALLSRHLCWVMGEYSSPHLLTESGARWTEGTASEEGEESALPLASTSRSPGSACSPSSLRSATQTAAAIFAGFFDALESLAYEAIVSVGPTANTPASLPSLYSSGRSPLRAFPAPRGFRGRVSPDEACAAVGAQCAGVGLSPGAGDTALAAGDDVWGGARPSGAAGPGERARSEIRLLRSSDEEETDSEDLSDFSSSDESSISEEEQEGEDDRIPSEEREDEAHREELRRVFTPSFICVLITAMTKFALRYPQFMPRVVLCFSKLTSCFSTAEYASVRARVEACLHMTSNSSACASILQARVPAVSLHAGLLDSTGADRRAAALDFNAVQIPHLQCLSHYCHTPYNFVPGPRLHLFELPSYSVPHHAGGAGVQAFLARRLFTGPSHTARQSLPGSFPQWRDPRSGKDCFSMPYQGSHDSLPSPREQSRDAASLSDQESSIVLTDTGSHARRRATWRLRNSRPDEHEGEDLGETSACFNEDADSWPVPDSRTLEADAANDEDLPGCLFSQPPVTQVLLRRQIRELGYAMN; translated from the exons ATGACGACGGCCAGCGGCTTTGTGCCTGCCCTTGTGGGCGTTCTGGAAGGTCTCGCGGCGGCGCTTCAACACCAGCACCGAAGCCGAGCGGCCTTTCCTTCTcacgcttctgcgtctctcctcgaggTCTCCGCGATGCTGcggcatctgcatgcgttccttcTGACCAACATGTTCACTCCTGCGCTCATCGCCGACCCAGTGCACAATCGGAGC gccTCTTACCTCCGGTCCTTGATCCACCGCGTACAACTGGATCTCTATGCTCTCTTCGTCAGCAGCGCGGAATTTGCAGACTTGCCGACTCGCCTTCTTGCAGCGATGCTCCTCAAGTCGCTCGCGTCgatttctccgtcttcgccgccttcACCCTTCGCGGGCGCTCTGACCGACGCGACGCCGGGGACGCGCGGCGCGCCTGCGTCCTTGGTTCTCTCAGCGCTGGGGCCTTCGCCGGTTGCCGCGGCTCCCCGGAAGGCCTCAGAGGCTTCCCCTCCCGCGCTTCGCTTTGTTTCCTTTGACGTCTCCCTCGGGGGCGAGCGCGAGCCTCCGCACACCCTCGACGCGCGCCTCTGCAGCCTGCGGGCCGCCACCGCCGACGGATCGGCTGGAGCCTTGGGCGCCACGGACGCGGTTCCGGCGCCGAGGCCTGGGGGCGCGGGGGGCGCGGCGGCCGCGTTTGGGCATCTCCctggttttttcttctcgaatTTCGGCGGGAATATGGCCCTGTACAGTCCGCATCACCTGGGTGTGTTTCTCGGTCTCCTTGCCGAGTTGACGCCTCCAGATCTGCTCGCTGCCAACGTGGAGAACTTCGTCGCCTGGATCACCTGGCCACCGCcacacacgcatgcaacggGAAACCATGTTGGAGTCGCAGGGCGCCAGGGCGTCGCCTCAGGTGGGCGGCCGGGCGGACCGGAGGAAGCAGGGGATGCAAACGCGTTCGCGTCGGCACGAGCGCCACCGAGAGGCACTCTGAGTCGCCGCGGAGAGAGATTTGCAGaggggaggcgagaaaaaggcgacgaGAACGAACCGGCGGAGTTGTCGGGGCGAGGCTCAGGAGGCGTAGAGGCGGCAAGCCACCGTGAGGGAGTGTGTGGAGTCTCCCAGTCTCCCCAGACTTCATCGTTTGCGTCGCAGGCTGCCCTGCAGTCGAAGGCCTCTCGGCCGTCCATCTTAACCTCTCTGTTCccctcctctgcttcgtctgtttcgtcttcttcggcgcgACATCCAAGTCACCGTGTCGGTCCTGAAGGTGACGGCATGCAGGCAACGCCACCGGGTGCGGAGAAGCCGCAGCGCAGCGCCAGTCGGCTGCTCCACTCGCCTGCGGTCGCGCGTCtctttgcgcatgcagagacgccccGAGAGGCCTCGCGGGAGGAGAGCGGCGACGCTCCCCCTGCGCCGCTCTCGAcaggcttcgtcttcgcgccGCCGGTCGGGCATGGAGCTCGCGGTGGTGTCTCCGAACTGTCGCAGTTGCCCCTCGCCCTGAGACAGGCGGCCCTCGGGTGTCTGCTCTCCCTCTTGCAGCGGTGCTTCTGCGAGTCTGGAGACGCGTTCTCCGTCGTGGGAAGGCGGTCGCTCTTTGCCCGGAGCGCATGTTTTGCCGCGTCCAGAGCTTCGAGCCTGGGGTGGGCGGCGGCCGAGGGCGGCGGCGAGGCTTGGCGGGTGGAGGCCGCCAGCTGCGTTGGAGGTGACAGAGTGCCTGTGGAGGACTTCTGGGTGCAGACGTTGTGCCGGGCAGTCCGACGCGTCGAGGCATGGAGCGTGGAGCTTCTCGTGAGTCCCCAGAGCGAAGGCCCGGCCGAAGAGTCGCAGGGAAAGTGGACGCTGCTCCGCAGCTTCTggcggggagagaaacgcggaacaGCCATCCTCGAAGCCGACGGAAAACCTTGTCG AGAGATGTTCACCTGTCTGTGCGTCGCGGAGGACTTCACGGATGAACATCGTCTCAGCAtccagtttttctctgcgatTTACGCGTGGATGGTCACTGTCTATCACAGACAAATCGCGTTTGAGAG ACAGAAGCAAATTGGCGAAGAAGCGGTTTTCAAGCTCATCCACTTCGGCTTCCTTCCGCGTTCGAGCCTTCAACCGTCAGgagcttctttctcttcttcttcgcttgccCACGAGTCGCGCTCggcttctgctctcctcaAGCGCCGCGTCTGGCAGTCGGCCccaaacgaaggagaagaagaaggagaagaagaagaagaaggagaagaagaagatggaggagagggaggagaagagggaggcgaggaggacgaagcgGAGGgagccgcagagaaagaggaggaagaagaaaagagaaccgACGCACAAGCAGAGGAGCGAGGAGGTCTTGATGCGGAAGAGAAAGTAGAAGGGACTGCAGAGCAGAACGACGAGGAGTTTAGACAGGAGGCAAACGAAAAGCGGGAGGAAGCGGGAGTACATGATCTCGTTCAGCGACTTGTGCAGATGACGAGGCGATTCGACGTTGAGAGAAGCATGCTTGCAAGTGTGACTACGCGTGGagtggaaggcgaggaagaaagggaggcCGGTGATTCTTCGGAGGCATCTGTCGGCTCTTCATGTGGAGGCCGCGGGTCGGCGAGTTTgccaggaagagaagctTCGAACGCAGAAAGCGACTTCGCATCATCAGATCCACCTGGCCTGCATTCAGATCTCTCCTCACGTCGCCCGTGCTCACGCGcgtcgtcgtcctcgtctcggCATTCAATCTGTCCTCCtcactctgcttctcccgcttcctcgCCAGATCCACCTGCCCCGCAAACTTCTCCGCGCGtcgccgcctcgccttctgcccgactgtctgcgtcgtctgctgTGTGCGTGGGCGCTGCAGCGCCTGGCggagtgtctcttctccggcgtttgcttcctctcgatcgccgcttcctcgccgccgtcgccgcccATTGCATCCGGCTGCTCTCTCAGCTGGAGCTGCAGCAgagtctccgtcgcctgcagGTGTTGCGCATGCGCGAAAAGAGTGAGAAGCCGTCTTTCGCGGCTTCCCTCCCTCCCTGGGCCTTGCTTTGGAAACGGACCGACAGTCGAAAGGACATTCTCgctcgcttcgcttcttctctggccGCCACTTCGGcgccctcttcttcggcgaaCTTTGCTGCATcgtcgtctttgtcttcttctgtgtctccttcgctcccctcgtctcctctcccctccgCGTCTGCGCCTTCCGCGTTGTCTCGGAGCGACGATGAGAGGACAGAAAcgccgtctgcttctctgtttgcgaagacagcagcagccgcctTCGCGACCTCGCGGTACAGCCACCGACAGCAGGGCGCAGCGCTGTCTAGAGAAGGCGatggcgagaagaaacacaaaaatcCGTTCGCAGACGGAGGAGTGCAGATCGGCGGCGCAGAAGTCTGGCGACTTGGGCAACGAGCAGGCATCTCCGAGGCTGTCTGGGAGCTGCAGATGGCGGACGCTGTTGGCACCGAAGCCATGAGGATTCTCGACCTTGTCTGTCAAAGCGACTCGCAATACGTTGCGACAGTCTTCCCCACCATCAAGCGT gtgTGCGAGAGGACGCTCGCGGGCGTCGGAGGCCTGCATCTCTTCACCTGCGTCTTCCATTTTTACTTGCACCATCAGCCAAACcagctgctgtctctggacACCTTCGTGCAGCAGTACGTGACTCACCTTGGGCTCCACTACCGCTCGGTCCTCCTCAGCATGAATGCCCTGACTTTCCTCAACAACAACATGCAGGCTCTCGTCGTCAAAACAAGCATCTTCACGAG ATACTTCCCCGTCATCTTCAAGCTGGTCGCCTACCACCCCCGTGTCTCGGGAAGcctgctgctgcctctcctgccCGCAATC GTGGGTCCCGGGACGCTCATGGAGGTGCTTCACTCTCTTCTGGATCTTCCACTAACGGCATCTTTTCTTGAGCGATTTGACGCAGACGGGGCGTCTGCTGCGGCCTTCTTTGCGCCTtcatttttctcttcgtccggCGAAGTCTGTGCAGGCGCGGCGGCTCTCAGTGTCTCTACAGCCGATGGCGCATGCCCCTTGCTGAGGGCGTTGAAAGCATATCTCCTGCGCAACGAGGCCG GAGGCCACAGCGTGATCTGGGAAGCTGAGGACAACGCCGCAGTCCTCGCAAGCATCGACAGTCTCTGGAG GCGGCTGCCAATCAcgtcgcgcctctctgcggTTTGTAAAGTCGTCCCCGCCGTCCTCCAAGTTTATTTCCGTGTCGTTCTGGAAGACGCGCCGCCATTCTACATCG AGAAAGTCCTGCGCGTGCTGCTCGAGCGCTTCCTCATGCTCTGTCCGGTCGCCTTCTACATGGATGCCTTGAATCGACTCTTCTTGTCGATGATTCTAAAAATCTTTCAGCGACACCCCACCTTTGTC ATAACCCTGCGAACGCAGATTTTGCAtgcggtgtacagacacctgacTGTGCGGGGTGCTCTGTTGAGTCGGCATTTGTGCTGGGTGATGGGCGAGTATTCCTCGCCGCATTTGCTGACGGAGTCCGGCGCGCGGTGGACGGAAGGCACTGCctcagaggaaggcgaggagtcggctcttcctcttgcttccACTTCGCGTTCGCCAGGATCGGCATGTTCGCcctcctcgcttcgctcGGCCACTCAGACAGCGGCCGCA ATCTTCGCCGGATTCTTTGACGCCCTGGAAAGTCTGGCCTACGAGGCaattgtctccgtcggtccCACCGCGAACACCCCTgcttcgctgccttccttgTACTCTTCTGGACGCTCTCCGTTGCGTGCATTCCCCGCCCCACGCGGCTTCCGGGGGCGCGTGTCTCCGGACGAGGCTTGCGCAGCTGTTGGAGCCCAATGCGCCGGTGTGGGGCTGTCTCCGGGCGCAGGAGACACCGCCCTGGCCGCAGGGGACGACGTTTGGGGAGGGGCGAGACCCTCTGGGGCAGCCGGCCCGGGAGAGCGGGCGAGATCCGAAATACGTCTCTTGAGGtccagcgacgaggaagagaccgaCAGCGAAG ATTTGTCTGACTTTTCTTCAAGTGACGAAAGTTCCATtagcgaagaagagcaggaaggagaggacgaccGGATCCCGTctgaggagcgagaagacgaggcccACCGCGAGGAACTGAGACGCGTTTTCACGCCCTCCTTCATCTGCGTCTTGATCACTGCCATGACCAAGTTCGCTCTCCGCTATCCTCAGTTCATGCCTCGCGTCGTCCTGTGTTTTTCCAAG CTGACTAGCTGCTTCTCAACTGCGGAGTACGCCAGTGTCCGTGCGCGGGTGGAGGCATGTCTCCACATGACTTCCAattcctctgcatgcgcgtcaaTTCTCCAAGCCCGCGtgcctgctgtctctctgcacgcTGGCCTTCTCGATTCCACGGGCGCAGACCGACGCGCCGCTGCGCTCGA CTTCAACGCGGTGCAAATCCCGCATCTGCAGTGTCTCAGTCACTACTGTCACACGCCGTACAACTTTGTGCCAG GGCCGCGACTGCATTTATTTGAGCTGCCGAGTTACTCCGTTCCACACCACGCTGGCGGAGCAGGCGTGCAAGCATTTCTCGCACGGCGTTTGTTCACCGGCCCTTCGCACACTGCTCGTCAGAGCCTCCCAGGCAGCTTTCCGCAGTGGCGGGACCCGCGCTCCGGCAAAGACTGCTTTTCTATGCCGTACCAGGGTAGCCACGACAGTTTGCCTAGTCCACGGGAgcaaagcagagacgccgcgagTCTGAGCGACCAGGAGTCCAGTATCGTGCTCACTGACACGGGGTCGCACGCTCGCAGGCGTGCGACTTGGAGGCTCCGTAACTCGCGTCCAGACGAGCATGAGGGCGAAGATCTCGGCGAAACGTCTGCGTGCTTTAACGAAGATGCTGATTCCTGGCCCGTCCCGGACAGCCGAACCCTCGAGGCAGATGCCGCAAACGACGAGGACCTACCAGGCTGCCTCTTTTCACAGCCGCCTGTGACTCAGGTGCTGCTCAGACGGCAAATACGGGAGCTCGGATACGCCATGAATTGA